A single region of the Deltaproteobacteria bacterium genome encodes:
- a CDS encoding DsrE family protein, with the protein MKLAFVIHSGDPEIVWNAFRLANFAIKERDTAKVFLLARGVEVESLNTEQFKITEQMKAFLESGGQILACGTCLKLREKTGSELCPLSTMKDLYELVRDSDRVLTF; encoded by the coding sequence ATGAAATTGGCTTTTGTTATTCATTCCGGTGATCCGGAAATTGTCTGGAACGCTTTTCGACTGGCGAACTTTGCCATCAAAGAAAGAGACACGGCCAAAGTTTTTTTGTTGGCCAGAGGAGTTGAAGTAGAATCTCTGAATACCGAACAATTCAAAATTACGGAACAAATGAAAGCCTTCCTTGAGAGCGGCGGGCAAATTCTGGCTTGCGGAACCTGTCTTAAACTCCGCGAAAAAACCGGGTCTGAATTGTGTCCGCTCTCAACGATGAAGGATCTTTATGAGCTAGTCCGAGATTCAGATCGTGTTTTGACTTTTTGA